A window from bacterium encodes these proteins:
- a CDS encoding metallophosphoesterase, with the protein MRIAALGDLHIRDAVPEPLRQAFTEVNDRADVLVLCGDLTDHGFPKEAEALAEALAPCRIPKIAVFGNHDFESSPPEEITKILGRSGLIVFATEPWVLDGVGFVGAKGFAGGFGRHALQPWGEHTVKQFVQDAVNEGVILERALHRLKSEHGVERAVAVLHYAPIRETVEGEPLEVFPFLGSSRLVDPLDRFGVAAILHAHAHHGAPEGRTPQGIPVYNVSLPVLHHVRADQNYRIIEV; encoded by the coding sequence ATGCGGATCGCCGCGCTGGGTGACCTGCACATTCGCGACGCGGTCCCCGAACCGCTGCGCCAGGCGTTCACGGAGGTGAACGACCGCGCGGACGTCCTCGTGCTCTGCGGCGACCTGACCGATCACGGTTTCCCGAAGGAAGCCGAGGCCCTCGCGGAGGCGCTCGCGCCCTGCCGCATTCCGAAGATCGCCGTGTTCGGCAACCACGACTTTGAGAGCAGTCCGCCCGAAGAGATCACCAAGATCCTGGGCCGCAGCGGGCTCATAGTCTTCGCGACCGAGCCCTGGGTCCTCGACGGGGTCGGGTTCGTCGGCGCGAAGGGGTTCGCCGGCGGCTTCGGCCGCCACGCGTTGCAGCCGTGGGGCGAGCACACTGTCAAGCAGTTCGTCCAGGACGCCGTCAACGAGGGCGTGATCCTCGAGCGGGCCCTCCACCGGCTCAAGTCCGAACACGGCGTCGAGCGGGCGGTCGCGGTCCTGCACTACGCGCCGATTCGCGAGACGGTCGAAGGCGAGCCCCTGGAGGTCTTCCCGTTCCTCGGTTCGTCCCGCCTGGTCGACCCGCTCGACCGGTTCGGCGTCGCCGCGATCCTCCACGCGCATGCCCACCACGGGGCGCCGGAAGGACGCACCCCGCAAGGCATCCCGGTCTACAACGTCTCGCTGCCCGTGCTGCATCACGTAAGAGCCGACCAGAATTACCGCATCATCGAAGTCTAA
- a CDS encoding ABC transporter substrate-binding protein, with the protein MSHRRTAAGRPTRREFLTRAGLAALAGASAGWLPRGAAAAAKRGGTMAVSGHQEISSLSPDDSGPNVIWSAVTQIHNALLELDENFNLVPTLASSYTASPDGLAYTFRLLHGVKFHDGTEFTADDVKYTYEWYMNPANHAIQANNFKGVDSVQAADKYTVRVKMREPNAAFLAKGASTFIVPAAYHGKIGEKAYKSAPIGTGAFRLKEWRPAERTLVQAFDQHFRGRPYLDFFRVDIVPEPSVRAIGLQTGQSDSSVWPLLVEDNLRFAKDPNFVTYVTITTGVNHFPINNKRPYFADKRVRQALMFAINRQRLIDDIFKGTAALATSHLSPAFKTYFEPNVVKYPHDPAKAKALLDEAGWKPGPDGIRQKSGTRFSFTCTTIVGDQARRPEAEVAQQDLKAVGIEMKLAEAPVATITEKLRKGEMDASLFNWTYGGSLGDPDPSLTLRSNGGNNWSQYANPKVDSLIDAGLKEPDPKKRRPYYSEIQKIVADEAPFVYLMYWNWYNIFSKRVQGLPKTMFNGPQIYRKAYQWWLA; encoded by the coding sequence ATGAGTCACAGGCGCACGGCAGCCGGCAGGCCGACACGCCGGGAGTTCCTCACACGGGCCGGACTGGCCGCGCTCGCCGGGGCGTCCGCGGGCTGGCTGCCGCGGGGCGCCGCGGCCGCGGCGAAGCGCGGCGGTACGATGGCCGTCTCGGGGCATCAGGAGATTTCGAGCCTGAGCCCCGACGACTCCGGGCCGAACGTCATCTGGTCGGCCGTCACGCAGATTCACAACGCGCTGCTCGAACTGGATGAGAATTTCAACCTCGTTCCGACCCTTGCCTCGTCGTACACGGCGTCGCCGGACGGGCTGGCCTACACGTTCAGGCTGCTCCACGGCGTCAAGTTTCACGACGGGACCGAGTTCACCGCCGACGACGTGAAGTACACGTACGAGTGGTACATGAATCCCGCCAACCACGCGATCCAGGCCAACAACTTCAAGGGCGTCGACTCGGTCCAGGCCGCCGACAAGTACACGGTGCGCGTGAAGATGCGCGAGCCGAACGCGGCGTTTCTGGCGAAGGGCGCCTCGACCTTCATCGTGCCCGCGGCCTACCACGGCAAGATCGGCGAGAAGGCGTACAAGAGCGCGCCGATCGGCACGGGCGCCTTCCGTCTCAAAGAATGGCGGCCGGCCGAGCGCACGCTCGTCCAGGCGTTCGATCAGCACTTCCGCGGCCGGCCCTACCTGGATTTCTTCCGGGTGGACATCGTTCCGGAGCCGTCGGTGCGCGCGATCGGTCTGCAGACCGGCCAGTCCGACTCGTCGGTGTGGCCGCTCCTGGTCGAGGACAATCTCCGCTTCGCGAAGGACCCCAACTTCGTCACGTACGTGACGATCACGACCGGCGTGAACCACTTCCCGATCAACAACAAGCGGCCGTACTTCGCCGACAAGCGGGTCCGGCAGGCCCTGATGTTCGCGATCAACCGGCAGCGATTGATCGACGACATCTTCAAAGGCACGGCGGCCCTCGCCACCTCCCACCTCTCGCCCGCGTTCAAGACGTACTTCGAGCCGAACGTCGTCAAGTACCCGCACGACCCGGCGAAAGCGAAGGCCCTGCTCGACGAGGCGGGCTGGAAGCCGGGCCCCGACGGGATCCGCCAGAAGAGCGGGACGCGGTTCTCGTTTACCTGTACGACGATCGTCGGCGATCAGGCGCGCCGCCCGGAGGCGGAGGTCGCGCAGCAGGACCTCAAGGCCGTCGGCATCGAGATGAAGCTCGCCGAAGCGCCGGTGGCGACGATCACCGAGAAGCTGCGCAAGGGCGAGATGGACGCCTCGCTGTTCAACTGGACCTACGGCGGCAGCCTCGGCGACCCCGATCCGTCGCTCACCCTGCGCTCGAACGGCGGCAACAACTGGTCGCAGTATGCCAACCCCAAGGTCGACAGCCTGATCGACGCCGGCCTCAAGGAACCCGACCCCAAGAAGCGGCGACCGTACTACAGCGAGATCCAGAAGATCGTCGCGGACGAGGCGCCGTTCGTCTACCTCATGTACTGGAACTGGTACAACATCTTTTCGAAGCGGGTCCAGGGCCTGCCGAAGACCATGTTCAACGGGCCCCAGATTTACCGGAAGGCCTATCAGTGGTGGCTCGCGTGA
- a CDS encoding ABC transporter permease, whose product MWRYLIARLLQGAAVVFLVATAAFLILRLTPGNPVDVLVGEAEVTPEQVAGIKHLWGLDRPWYVQYITWLENMARGDFGESVIRTGVPVRTMLAQAAPVTLTLNVAAFVVSAAIAIPVGIVAGVRRYSLFDYTGTVGATLGVALPSFWISLMAIILFAVKLRWLPAFGLQSWTGYVLPVAVLATEQTAVITRLMRGSVAAVLHQDYVRTGRAKGLAESAVVLRHAVRNALLPVITVLGYRVAFLLSGTIIVETVFALPGVGRLLTDSVYHLDYQVVQVIALLLAVIVVATNIATDLVYALVDPRIRIG is encoded by the coding sequence ATGTGGCGCTATCTCATCGCCCGGCTGCTCCAAGGCGCGGCGGTGGTCTTCCTCGTCGCCACCGCCGCCTTCCTGATCCTCCGCCTGACGCCGGGCAACCCCGTCGACGTCCTCGTCGGGGAGGCCGAGGTCACCCCCGAGCAGGTGGCCGGCATCAAGCACCTGTGGGGCCTGGACCGGCCGTGGTATGTGCAGTACATCACGTGGCTCGAGAACATGGCCCGCGGCGACTTCGGCGAGTCCGTGATCCGGACCGGCGTCCCCGTCCGCACGATGCTGGCGCAGGCCGCGCCGGTCACCCTGACGCTGAACGTCGCCGCCTTTGTGGTCTCGGCGGCGATCGCGATCCCGGTCGGAATCGTCGCCGGCGTGCGGCGGTACTCCCTGTTCGATTACACGGGCACGGTGGGCGCCACGCTCGGCGTCGCCCTGCCCAGCTTTTGGATCTCCCTCATGGCGATCATCCTCTTCGCCGTGAAACTGCGGTGGCTGCCCGCGTTCGGCCTGCAGTCGTGGACCGGGTACGTTCTGCCCGTCGCCGTCCTCGCCACCGAGCAAACCGCGGTCATCACCCGGCTGATGCGCGGCTCCGTCGCCGCGGTGCTGCATCAAGACTACGTGCGGACCGGACGGGCCAAGGGGCTCGCCGAATCGGCCGTGGTGCTGCGCCACGCGGTGCGCAACGCGCTGCTGCCGGTGATCACCGTGCTGGGATACCGGGTGGCGTTTCTCTTGAGCGGCACGATCATCGTCGAAACCGTCTTCGCCCTGCCGGGTGTCGGCCGGCTCCTGACCGATTCGGTCTATCACCTCGACTATCAGGTGGTGCAGGTGATCGCGCTCCTCCTCGCCGTCATCGTGGTCGCCACCAACATCGCGACCGATCTCGTCTACGCGCTCGTGGATCCGCGGATCCGGATCGGGTAG
- a CDS encoding ABC transporter permease, with product MRSLDRPLDPAGRQAAGNHDITAGARAARPPARPVRRSEFWRAWRRFVRYRPGIAGLAVVVAIGLVAIFANLLAPYSPLAVNPGMRGGAPTPAHPLGFDHIGRDILSRLVYGSRVAIAVALLATAIAVTIGVAVGTTAGYLGGRVDAVLSRITDALMAFPVLVLLIALVAVVGPNLTNVILVIGATVWASYARVVRADVLSLREQEFVMAARAIGATDRRVIWRHLVPNVVGPVIVLATLSVGNIIILEAALSFLGLGVRPPTPDWGGMLADGRAFITIYPQIVIAPGVMIAVTVLAFNLLGDGLRDALDPRHKE from the coding sequence ATGCGATCGCTGGACCGTCCGCTCGACCCCGCCGGCCGGCAAGCGGCCGGCAACCACGACATCACAGCCGGGGCGCGCGCCGCGCGGCCTCCGGCCCGGCCGGTCCGCCGGTCGGAGTTCTGGCGCGCCTGGCGGCGGTTCGTCCGTTACCGGCCCGGGATCGCGGGGCTCGCGGTGGTCGTCGCGATCGGGCTCGTCGCGATCTTCGCGAACCTGCTGGCCCCCTACTCGCCGCTGGCGGTGAATCCCGGCATGCGCGGGGGCGCGCCGACACCGGCGCACCCGCTCGGGTTCGACCACATCGGCCGGGATATTCTGAGCCGGCTCGTCTACGGGTCTCGCGTCGCGATCGCCGTCGCGCTCCTCGCGACCGCGATCGCGGTAACGATCGGCGTCGCGGTCGGCACGACGGCGGGATATCTGGGGGGCCGGGTGGACGCGGTGCTGTCCCGGATTACCGACGCGCTGATGGCCTTCCCCGTCCTGGTCTTGCTCATCGCGCTCGTCGCCGTCGTCGGCCCCAATCTGACGAACGTGATCCTCGTGATCGGGGCAACCGTGTGGGCATCGTACGCGCGCGTCGTCCGCGCCGATGTGCTGAGCCTGCGCGAGCAGGAGTTCGTCATGGCCGCGCGGGCGATCGGGGCGACGGACCGCCGCGTCATTTGGCGGCATCTCGTGCCCAACGTCGTCGGCCCGGTGATCGTCCTGGCGACTCTGTCGGTCGGCAACATCATCATCCTGGAAGCGGCGTTGTCGTTCCTCGGCCTCGGCGTGCGGCCGCCGACGCCGGATTGGGGCGGAATGCTGGCGGACGGCCGGGCGTTCATCACCATCTATCCGCAGATCGTGATCGCCCCGGGAGTCATGATCGCGGTCACGGTGCTGGCCTTCAATCTACTCGGCGACGGCCTTCGGGACGCGCTCGACCCGCGCCACAAAGAGTGA
- a CDS encoding M81 family metallopeptidase, translated as MRIAIGGLSHETNTFCAALTEVNEFKDREWTHGEALAARHRGVRDYLGGMLASADERGIEVVPTFATRATPSGTISRRAYEEMRGELLAGLEGAGRVDAICLALHGAGVAEGVDDIEGDILERVRAIAGAAVPIVVTLDLHGNLTDEMARYATALLGVNEYPHVDSYERGVEAIALAADAAAGRVRPAMRLVRLPMLVPTTATSQSPVREINARCRDWEGRPGVIDCTFFHGFAHTDAPVVAAAVVATADGRAELAQEAAADVARYAWGLREAFLKSAPGPAEAIRQALASDGRPVVINETSDNPGGGAPGDGTHLLRTLLDAGATESCFGFVWDAETAAQAHAAGAGATIRVRLGGKTDAMHGAPVECEAYVKCLTDGRFIQQSPMGRGAQVDLGRMARLVIPRGPAGGIDVLVSSVRSQTLDPEVFLLHGIDVTRCRIVALKSSQHFRAGFEPVADRIITADSPGLTTLDLTTFPYRRLTRPVWPLDRGAAFEV; from the coding sequence ATGCGCATCGCCATCGGCGGATTGTCACATGAGACGAACACGTTCTGCGCGGCCCTGACCGAGGTCAACGAATTCAAGGACCGGGAGTGGACGCACGGGGAGGCGCTCGCCGCCCGCCATCGCGGCGTCCGCGACTACCTCGGCGGCATGCTCGCCTCCGCCGACGAGCGCGGCATCGAGGTCGTCCCCACCTTTGCGACCCGTGCGACCCCGTCCGGCACGATCAGCCGCCGGGCTTATGAGGAGATGCGCGGCGAGCTCCTCGCCGGCCTCGAGGGTGCCGGACGGGTCGACGCGATCTGCCTCGCGCTCCACGGCGCCGGCGTCGCCGAGGGCGTCGACGATATCGAGGGAGATATTCTGGAGCGCGTGCGCGCGATCGCAGGAGCGGCGGTCCCGATTGTGGTGACGCTCGATCTCCACGGCAACCTGACGGACGAGATGGCGCGATACGCCACGGCCCTGCTCGGCGTCAACGAGTACCCGCACGTCGACTCGTACGAGCGCGGCGTCGAGGCGATCGCCCTCGCCGCGGACGCCGCCGCCGGACGCGTGCGGCCCGCGATGCGCCTCGTGCGGCTGCCGATGCTCGTCCCCACCACCGCGACGAGCCAGAGCCCGGTCCGGGAGATCAACGCGCGGTGCCGGGACTGGGAGGGCCGCCCGGGCGTCATCGACTGCACGTTCTTCCACGGCTTCGCGCACACCGACGCCCCGGTCGTCGCGGCGGCCGTCGTCGCGACCGCGGACGGCCGCGCGGAGTTGGCGCAGGAGGCCGCGGCGGACGTCGCCCGGTACGCGTGGGGGCTGCGCGAGGCTTTCTTGAAGTCCGCGCCGGGGCCGGCCGAAGCGATCCGTCAGGCGCTCGCGTCGGACGGCCGTCCCGTGGTGATCAACGAGACGTCCGACAACCCGGGCGGCGGCGCGCCCGGCGACGGCACGCATCTGCTGCGCACGCTGCTGGACGCCGGCGCCACCGAGTCGTGTTTTGGCTTCGTGTGGGACGCCGAGACCGCCGCGCAGGCGCACGCGGCCGGGGCCGGCGCGACGATCCGGGTCCGGCTCGGCGGCAAGACCGACGCGATGCACGGCGCTCCCGTCGAATGCGAGGCATACGTGAAGTGCCTGACGGACGGCCGCTTCATCCAGCAGTCCCCGATGGGCCGCGGCGCGCAGGTGGACCTCGGCCGCATGGCGCGGCTCGTCATCCCCCGCGGGCCGGCCGGCGGGATCGACGTGCTGGTCTCGTCCGTGCGGTCGCAGACGCTGGACCCGGAAGTGTTCCTGCTGCACGGCATCGACGTGACCCGCTGCCGGATTGTGGCGTTGAAGTCGAGCCAGCACTTCCGGGCCGGGTTCGAGCCGGTGGCCGACCGAATCATTACCGCCGACTCGCCCGGGCTCACCACTCTCGACTTGACAACGTTTCCATACCGCCGGCTCACCCGGCCCGTTTGGCCGCTGGACAGGGGCGCCGCCTTCGAGGTGTGA
- a CDS encoding PAS domain-containing protein, translated as MDAAAGKLNAALRFIGNPLPMWVYDLATLRILDVNDAALALYGYDRGEFVGRCVTELRGAERAGDETVSIAAADAALPVSVTRCHRRKDGTPIDVHILSRLLTFDRRPAVLAVAQDVTDPR; from the coding sequence ATGGACGCCGCCGCGGGGAAGTTGAACGCGGCGCTGCGGTTCATCGGCAATCCGCTGCCCATGTGGGTCTACGACTTGGCGACGCTGCGGATCCTCGACGTGAATGACGCGGCGCTGGCGCTGTACGGCTATGACCGGGGCGAGTTCGTGGGCCGGTGCGTGACTGAGCTGCGGGGGGCGGAGCGCGCCGGGGACGAAACGGTGTCGATCGCCGCCGCGGATGCCGCGCTCCCCGTCTCGGTGACGCGGTGCCACCGGCGGAAGGACGGCACGCCGATCGATGTGCACATCCTCTCCCGCCTTCTCACGTTCGACCGCCGCCCGGCGGTCCTGGCGGTGGCGCAGGACGTGACGGACCCGCGGTAG